A window from Lentimicrobium sp. L6 encodes these proteins:
- the rbr gene encoding rubrerythrin yields MSESLRGTKTEQNLLKAFAGESQARNRYEFFAKQAKKEGFVQIANIFQETADQEKEHAKRFFKFLEGGMTEITATFPSGIIGTTAENLKASAEGENEEWTDLYPEFARIAEEEGFKKIAVAFKMIAKVEAEHEKRFLKLLQNISEDQVFMKDGKVWWKCLNCGYIYESAKALELCPACLHPQSYMQVKEDNY; encoded by the coding sequence ATGTCAGAAAGTTTAAGAGGAACAAAAACAGAGCAAAATTTATTGAAAGCATTTGCTGGTGAATCACAAGCAAGAAACCGTTATGAGTTCTTTGCTAAGCAAGCTAAAAAAGAAGGATTTGTACAAATAGCTAATATTTTCCAAGAAACAGCCGACCAAGAAAAAGAACATGCCAAGCGTTTTTTTAAATTCCTAGAAGGTGGAATGACAGAAATCACTGCTACTTTCCCATCTGGAATTATTGGTACTACTGCTGAGAACTTAAAGGCTTCTGCAGAAGGTGAAAATGAAGAATGGACTGATTTATATCCTGAATTTGCAAGAATAGCAGAAGAAGAAGGTTTCAAGAAAATAGCTGTAGCTTTTAAAATGATTGCAAAAGTAGAAGCAGAACACGAGAAACGTTTCTTAAAGCTTTTACAAAATATTTCTGAAGACCAAGTTTTCATGAAAGATGGAAAGGTTTGGTGGAAATGCTTGAACTGTGGTTATATCTACGAGTCTGCAAAAGCTTTAGAATTATGCCCAGCTTGTCTTCACCCACAATCATATATGCAAGTTAAAGAAGATAATTATTAA